TTTGAAAGAAATGTTTATCTTGGATAGTTGTTGAAGACACAACAACATCAGTGTCTTGCTGTATAAGAACTATGTTTTATAGTGCAATAACTTGTGCTGTAATGACATTAGTTAAAATGATGATTGgcttataaaacaaacaaaagaaaaaaaaatgaaaatcttcGACGAAAAGAACATTTCGTTGGCATTTCTATAAGAAGTTCCACCAGAATGTTTGTATATATTATGTAACTTGGGACAAAACTTATAGAATGTGTGGAAACTTTgggtttctaatttttttttaattttttattttgtcggCAATTTCCAATTCTGATGGATTTCTCAATGAAAAATTAGCGGTAAAAGCTGATTCTAGACGTAGATATTACATCGAAGATTCTGTTagtattgaaaattattaatggaataaaaaacaCGACAAGTTAGTTTTTGATTATAGTATTTTGTCTCCATGTGAAACACCAACAAAATCTTCCTTGTACATCAACATAATATTATGTCGgagttttccaaaaaaaaaaattagtgtaaagagaaaaataagagagaatcTTTAAATGTAAATGAAAATATTGTTATTGTATTTGATAAGACTGAAAATGATTTTTCCCCTCAATTTAATTTGATGTAGATTTATTGTGTCAATATTGATAATCATTATAACTATGTACGTACAAATGTCGGATATACGTAGTTATTGTTGCTAGTTCTTTGTATCTTAGTAAAGATTGTAACTTAAAAATCCAACTTGCTCTCTTATAGTCAAAGATCAAATAAGTGTCATCAATGATATTCTTTTGCCTAAATGCGTATGTGGGGGAATTCATTAACTTATTTCTTGTACATCATAATTAAAAccgaatttcttttttataattaaaccattttttaattcaaattgtcCCATTGGGCATCTATGAAAAGCCAATACTAGTTACTATGAAGGTAGCTAGTAGAGCCTCTAGACCATTTCTTTTCACACACTTGTCTTTTATGACTATTTGTTTTGGTGCAAAACCTTCTTTGACTATGTTCAGACTAATTATGGGAAACTTGAAAAACATGGCAAAATAATGAAGTGAAAACAATGTAAAATTTGGTGAGGAGGTCCGGAAAGGAGAAAACCTAGACTAGCGCCattggttattttctttgagATAATTAAGACTAGGTCAGGTTCTTATTTTCAAATGTCACTTGCTTTCCTCGTTACCTTGTACCCGAACATCAACTCTCTTCAACGCAACTTGAAAACAACTTGAATAGACTTGTTGCGCAATTGCCACCGTGAAGACTGGCGTAGGTGCAATCCTGCTCCTAGGGAGGGAGGGGCCGATGCCTGTCCATCCTTGTAGGTCTGTAGGTCGGATAATGCACAAGTCCTCTCTTCTTTTGGTGCTTTTAGACTcgttcatatatttatttttcgaGGAGCAAACAATTTATACAAATGGATGGATTATTTAATCAACATGTTGCTGAGAAATATATGATGAAATAACACTTGTGTGGGAATGAAATGAGATGGTATGGAAGAAGAAtacatgaaaaatgaaattataagaatacATGAGAAACCAATTTACATGAGGCTAATACCACTAATCaccatttattataatttctttttcataaacAAGAAGCAGTGAGCTACTAACCGACATAGTTAAGCATACAAATTTAGGAAACATGTAATACTGAAAAAATTAAACGTGAcgatagttattaaaaatgaaactaaaagagaaggagaagacaTTATTAACCTAGATATAGGAATAATATTTTCTCCTTGAAGGCCTTTTAAAAATCTCTTAGCCAATTGTTTATGGGTAAAATGATCTTTGCATTAGAACAATTTCTAAGTTCTATAATTGATTGGGGTAAAATGGATATTTTGTGTTTAAATTGTATAGTAAATTTACATCACTacttttaggaaaaaataaaattttagcttctattaaaagttctttttgtatttttatagaaaaaataaacaggaaAGTAACCTATCTACCTAGAGTTGCTTCATGAGGCCAAAATTGTTGTTCCAGGTTGCTTCTAATGCGTTTAGTGTATTCTCTATAAAAAAAGGCACGTGCATAGATAAATTTGTCGGTTTGTCCCTgacaattatttcttttttcttctcctttctttcctctctcttcCTTGATCTTTATACCTaacttgtaatttttcaaataactattaaacttctttttttagtcaatattcttttattattgttttctttattttaaataatttcaatgaaatcttatttcaatttcaatttcatcctcattcaagcttgtatttttttttaatttaatctttatttatagaatctaagataattttatatttgatttttttgtatgatttCATCCTCCATTATTTCTTTTCCTATTAGATTTCatattcattcttttgattgttttttattttatttgatatcatctttcaacttttaatttgtttggattttaGCATATTGGTTAAGCCCGTGTCTAAGATTTCACAGGTTgcaagttttgaaaattaacaCAACTTTAGAGTGTTTGCTcgagatttatttgttttaatttatatttgtttgaagttaatgttttttcaatatcatcattTGGTTTTGATTAATCGGGGATtgagctctatttttttttttttcaactttcaatgtcatttgttttatcattttttatttgattgggtTCTctcagattttatttatttattataatttattaagtttatttttatagataaattttattcttgagttaaatataattgatatgTTGAATATAGACGggcaattacttttttttttctatgttttctcTTCTGCGGCATTGCTCTAGTAAACCAAGCAGCTTTTTTTAATGTCATCATGCACTCTTTTGTAGTGATGTTTAGACCATCTTAACAAGGTCTTCTAGTGGTGGATATTGTCCAAGTAAAATGACATTGAGTCTCCGACGatctttactgttttttttatataatataatattagcggtttatttgttttaattaattattaccaTATAGTTTttctacaatttatttattatttttatctgtaatttatatcaaattattatattactcGATGTAACTATCCAAGTTAATGATTTGAACAtagaatttttcttgttttttcataaatacCATCATTGCTTAAGTATCTatattgtatattaaaaaaaatttgataagcCCGTGACGTGACGTGGGTCACAAGTGTTGTAAAATCTATCAAGTCTGTACTTTGACACATAACATGAGGAAACACATGTAAGACATGGGCGGCATCGCCCACCACGGAAATTTATAATGCAATTTTCAGTCTCATTTATACAGATTTTATGTTGACATAAAGTAACCTGTTTTTCTTGGGCCGTTTGGCCCCTTCTTTCACCCCCCAAGAAAAAAGTGGACAGAAGGCCTGGCAATACCTGCAAGTCAAATCATCAACACGTAGGTCTAGAATCTaatgctttaaatttttttaatataaaaaagatatttaggAATCACTAATAATTTCTCCTCCAAAAACTTTTtcttaatcattattttaatataacataattaacttgaacagttaaaaaaaataatttaatttaaaataaatatttaaaaaaatatgcttttatgataaatataaaaataataatatattgaacaaattcaaatttatttagattCATATACTAATTTACATGTTGTATtatgaaattatgataatatcatgaaaaatatattaaaataaattataaaataagaaattaaaaataaaataaaaataaattacttggGTCAACCTGGGTTAATTTCTAATAGAGTCAATTGAGTTAAATTGTTAAACTTGTAGTCCAagtcatgaaaataaaataactttataagacataaatttttaaaaaattatgaagttcaatatccaataaatctatttttaaaaaatgaaattaaaattaaaaaattaattaaaaaaaataaaaataataatttgagttaactcgagttaacacACAAAACTTATAACTTAAGTCATGAGATAATGATAAACTcatataatacaaattaaaataaattataaaacctaattttttattaattcaatattaaaaaaataaaattaaaagagaaaaagagtaattaacaaaataaaataaaactcaaattaatcaaGCTAACTCATTAAATTTATGGTTGGAGTAATGAGCctgtaataattttataaaaaataaattataaaaattaattttaattgataaaattaaattaaaaaaaataaaccataaaaataaaaggcaaagaaaggaaaaaaattattattatgaacAGTGAGCTGCGAGAAAACGTACATCGAAACCCTATGAACTATTTATTTCCACCAATtctatctcttttattttgagaaagtaATCACGTCTTACTCTAATCATGTATATTTAAAGTTCTCTGTGAATGGATCGGCAGTCCAAGACTGATCATTTTctcatttaaaatttgtttagcATTGTTTGTCTTTGCagtgtaaaataattatttttattttaaattaattttttttatataaatttaatataatgatattaaaaatattgtttttttttttaaaaaataatttattattaaataaattttattttttaaaaaatgattaatacCACACtactaaacaatttttttattactatcaaTTATCAAATGATGCTCCCCTCGGCGGCTCGtaacttaaatataaattaaaaaatttagagaaaaaaccattaattgagaaaaataattagaaaaaaagaaattaaatgctAGGTGTTATTGGGTCTAGCAAGCGAGCTAGCCCGCCTGATTCATTTTGTAAGGCCTGCATGATTGAgcccttgttatttttttgtttgcactTGCGccctaaatttttttcaaaaaaaaatcagatgacCTGTCATCTGATTTACCCCAATTTGTCTACTATGGTGGCTGAAAAATCAAGGGTTAAGTTTTATtacttaaaaacttatttttcaacCCATTTATTACCCAAAATACCTATAAAATACTTTAcgaactatgaaaaaaaaatctatttatgaccttaaaaactaaaatcaacttgaatccaaaaattaatttgaattcaaatttattttttcatgaactttaaagataaacaaatatttaatatgaaattccCTCATCAAATGTaactatttaatataaatatcatcCGTTTTAATTGCCTAAATCGGTGTTAACAatacttttctctctttatcgTTGGAATCTAGCGAcctctttctctcctctctcaaccagggactaaaaaataaaaaagtaagttTTTGTACTAAAATTAAGTTGACAAAATAATTGAGGCATTAGAATTGTATAATTAGTGTGATTTCTAAagtttaataatcaaaatacatCTTTTGCGAGACTTATGGCAAGCCACCCTTGTTTGATATCTTTTTCATTCCAGTCCCTTTTCTTTCAATCACATATTTTcctaaaaagaatcaaaattaattggtctttaattagaactaaattgttggaaaaaaaaagtttgaagctcaaattaaaaaaaaaacataaaattttgcaTAGCCCATCCACAATAATATATAAGAGGATGAATAATGGAGTCTTGCATAGTGGAAGACCCATGCCTTTTAGATTagtacttaaattttttttggaaggactaagttataatttgtattttaaatatatagtttttgacACTACAAGGACTACTTAATTAGTCTCGTTAAACTATAAGGACTAGATAATAGTTCGTTCACATAAATTATAGAAGCCCCCGTATCACTTTAAGGGATCGAATCGTAAGATTTATAGAGGATTCGAGGACTGGTTATTGCTCCCCATAAATAAGCTAGCCCACCAGCTGTCtgataatttgattttgtaGAGTTCTCTATCAACCCTTTTAGAATGGTTCGTCCATTTCTTCTAGCGATCAGTTTCTATTAccgtaaacaaaataaagtcaGCCCACCAGCTGTTTGATAAAATTCCCATTTTGTTTTGGCTTACAGGATTTTATTGAGCAGAAAAGACACAAAGAGCTGGCCAATCCATCTTCATTTTACCGCTTGGTTTACTCAGAGGTTGACTTTAACGTCAATGAATTATTTCctgattgtgtttttttcttttcttttctttgctttcagGTTGCGTTGAGTTGATAATGTTTTCGTTGTTCTTATATGACAGATAGAAGAAATTGGATGGGAGCGTCTGGTTCGTTTCGGTGGAGATTTAGAGTTCCTTAGTTTTCGCATCACGTAAGGATAGAATAGGTTCTTAATATCCAATTACTATCTATCCCCTTTtgcattataatttattttggttctcCTTCAAGTTTACTTAAACATGTAGTGGACTAACCTGTTGTGTATTTGAGTATCAGAGATAAGAAGGGAAGAGTGCATATCATGGAAATTCAGTTGGATAAAACTTATCCGCAAAAGCCACCTTCAGTTTCTGCGGTTGGTCCTAATAATCTGTTTGCTATttgaattctttcatttcaaggCAGAaactttcttcatttttaaacTATTCCAGGAGGTACCATATATATTCAATGTTAAATGGTCAGTAAAATCAAGACTAAAAGATTTGGTGCAACAGTTCCGAGAGGTATGCTTTCACAGGTTCTTTTCCTGTGTTTTCAATTacgaaaattttagttttaatgtgACTTCTGGGGACATGATCTTTGTAATAACTCTGTAATGTTACATCTAAAAAGGGTGTCAACCGAGATTGTTCTTTCTGAATATAACAGCATTTGGAAAAGCTTCAGGAGTTTTGGTCTACCTTGGAGGACATTGATAATTCTCTTTGTGTCACTAACAAGAAAAAGTTGTCTCGCGCCACAACTTGTCGCCAAATTGATATAGGTATTTATTTGGTCACGCATTTTTGTCTTCTGTTGTTGATCAACTGAAATACATGTGCTTTGTTAGCTGAGGTTAGCtatatgattatattttttgtccATTCAGTATCTCTCGAACAATTTGTGAATAGTGTAACACAGAATCCTGTTTGTTGTAATTAAAACCTCCTCCCCTTTTCCTGACCTTTCCCCAGGAAATGATTGTTCGATAATGTTGTCCATAAATGCCAGAGATCCTAGATATTTGCCAGAGTAAGTTTTCTTGTCAAATTGATGTTATTGTCTAGCCAGTCTTGGCTTTCCATTCTCTAATGAATTTCTTAAGTTTGAATAGGTGTCGCTTTGTGGGCTCTGGTCCAGTTGTGAACCCTGTGAGAAAGTTATGGCTAAGAAATAACAAACGATGGTACGATCTTGAGTCTGCTCAGTTTATGAttagcattttgatttcaattaCCTGTTAGTATTATAACCAGGGTACAATTCTTGacattttcttttgtgtttttcaaataaGTAAAATACATTCCAATAGGGAAAAGGGAAGGAGGGGTAGCCTGTACCCTATTTTCCCTAAATTTTCCATCCATTGTTTGAAGTAGTGATAGTATTATCATTCATTTTGGAAAAAGAGTGACTTCATTGTCAACTGTACCAATCAGTGAATACTCCATACATATGCACTTGGATTAATTTTTACAGGATGAAGGATAAAACACTTCCTGAAAATCTTGCATTTATTTTGGAGACTGAACTACCAAGACCATCACATGTCCTGGAGAATGATCAGCAAGTTGAATGTGGAATCTGTTATGCCCAATACCTTCCCATCGGTAATGCTATACTAAGTAGAagtgtttatatttttgaattagttCATTTATCATTGACCTGTAAATGTTCATGTAGATGAGGAGCTTGGATCTAGGAGTGGTGCTGGAACTGACCATACATGTGATAATACCAGTTGTGGCAGGGCTTTCCATACTGTTTGTCTGGTGGACTGGCTGCGCTCTATCACGACAACTAGGCAGTACGTTGACTTTTTAGTATCTCTGGCTTTTATTTGGCTCGCATAAGATAAGTATGGTTTTAGTTCTCATTCACTGCATTTTGAAGAGTGGTTTAAATTGAGATTGCTTTGCTGCATTTTTTGCTCATTTTCCATAACTAACACTTCTCCACCAAATGTTCATGTCTCAACTGGTTGCGCTCTATCACAACAACTAGGCAATACGTGGACTTTTTAGTATCTCTGGCTTTTACCTGTCTCACATAAGATAGCATGGTTTTAGTCTCCATTCGCTGCATTTTGAAGAGTGATTTTAAGTTGAGATTGCTTTGCTGCACTTTTTGCCCTTTTTCCATAGCTAATACTTCACCAAATGTTCATATCTTAACCATCtactttgatttttaaaagaaaaaagaaactttcTGCGTTGGCTCACTCTATCATGGATTGTTTCCATATCCTTCGGTACCTTATCTAGTACATTTTTGCACATGTAAATGGGTAGGTAAATTGGTAGGACCAGCTATACAGGTTTACGAACCTTTGAAATTACACaattaaaacaacttttaaaatatgaCGATGCCACAAGATTCAGTGAGAAGTTTTAGAGGTCTATTTTAGAGTCCTTTCAATAATAGATCCTCCaattttcttgtactttatgatgAGGAATGAAGGATAACGACAAGAACTGATATCtgtttatttagaaatttcaaaatcatatgattattccatattttattattatttataaatgttattatttattgtttagtagttaaattaagattttagttttcttatcGAATTAAAACTTATTaggttttcataatttatttggttTGGTGCATATAAATAAGCATCTAAACATCTGTTACGAAATGGTTGGATTATTGAATACATTAAATTGAGCTTTCTTCAAGATTGGGtgtctttcttgttttgatttctacaAGATTGAGTGTATCTCTTTGTGGTGATCTTCTTGGTGATTCCACATCAATTTGGTATTATAACTATTCCACTATAATTTTGTCTTCCTTGATCTTGagattttttcttcatatattttCTTCCTACAATTGCTTTTTTCTAGTTCtatcataatttcattttatctcCTTAAAATATATGGGTTCTAtcagtttctttttaaaagtgtgttctttatcaattttctcGGGTGACATTTCATTCTTTTATCAAGAAGATTCTTTCATCCATCTAAGAATTATAGAAAATgcctttatattttataagctTCAATTTTCCTTCAAAAGTGCAGTTAGTTTATCAATTAATTcgaaatatttatatataatttaactttgaaaGGAAATTCGCTTtgaatagatataaaaaaatacaataaattcagaaaacatatataaaaataaaataaaatacaaagccAAATTCACTTAAAAGTCGAATAAGAAAAATGTATACATATAGctcattaaattgtttttttagaaaaataaaaacagaagttCAACTTGCTAACCATGCAGAATTTTTTAGATTGAAGAAAAGTACAAATGAATTTaatagaaaatcaaatttacatgTAATTTTCATTATCAATTCTCTTTCTCTATTTCTCGTTTTtgcaatcaatttttattttttttaatgttgtcatCATATGAGTCATTACGGTCATTTTATTTGATCGAAAACAATTAATAGCAATCTTCATAGTCTACTTTTGTGGATAcaatttgctaaaaaaaaaaaaatttatagtagaacaaaaatttaaatcGTGTGgggattaatttaatatgactCGGTTAACTTGACAGATTCAAAAATAGCATAGACTACTAGTAAAAATAGAGTTggactcaaaataaatatgcaagataatatatatatattgaaacgacaacatattggattgatttaGGTTAACCTGCTAATCCACATACCGGATCGTGAAACTATAATaactctatataaaataaatcaaaataattatgaagtttaattttcaataaatccaatgttgaaggataaaattgaaaaaaaaatatcaattaaaaaaatgacttgagtCAGGTCAAGATAACCTGTCAAACCCTCGATCTAGGTCATGAAACCGGGATAacccattagaaaaaaaattataaagtttatttcttaatcaattaaatgttgaaagatgtaattgaaaaaaaaataattaaaaaaaggactCGAGTCAACCTGGGTTAATCCGTCAAACCCTGACCCGAGCCATGAGACGAGAAcaacctcatagaaagtaaaccGAATCAAATTACgaagcttaattttcaattaatctaacattgaaggataaaattgagaaaaaaaaattaaaaaaaaaaaaacttgagttaactaggttaactcgttaaactcgCGATTTGAATTATGAGACtgaaataaccttataaaaaataaattgaaaaaaaattatgaaactcaatctcAATAAACTTAAtgttaaggatgaaattgatattgaaaaattgattaaaaaaacacaaaaaccaacTTGAGTCAACCTGAGTGAACTCACTAAACCTGTAATGTGAGTCAT
This Populus alba chromosome 7, ASM523922v2, whole genome shotgun sequence DNA region includes the following protein-coding sequences:
- the LOC118063189 gene encoding uncharacterized protein isoform X2, whose product is MDFIEQKRHKELANPSSFYRLVYSEIEEIGWERLVRFGGDLEFLSFRITDKKGRVHIMEIQLDKTYPQKPPSVSAEVPYIFNVKWSVKSRLKDLVQQFREHLEKLQEFWSTLEDIDNSLCVTNKKKLSRATTCRQIDIGNDCSIMLSINARDPRYLPECRFVGSGPVVNPVRKLWLRNNKRWMKDKTLPENLAFILETELPRPSHVLENDQQVECGICYAQYLPIDEELGSRSGAGTDHTCDNTSCGRAFHTVCLVDWLRSITTTRQYVDFLVSLAFIWLA
- the LOC118063189 gene encoding uncharacterized protein isoform X1 — protein: MDFIEQKRHKELANPSSFYRLVYSEIEEIGWERLVRFGGDLEFLSFRITDKKGRVHIMEIQLDKTYPQKPPSVSAEVPYIFNVKWSVKSRLKDLVQQFREHLEKLQEFWSTLEDIDNSLCVTNKKKLSRATTCRQIDIGNDCSIMLSINARDPRYLPECRFVGSGPVVNPVRKLWLRNNKRWMKDKTLPENLAFILETELPRPSHVLENDQQVECGICYAQYLPIDEELGSRSGAGTDHTCDNTSCGRAFHTVCLVDWLRSITTTRQSFDVLFGNCPYCSEPVAVKLNDKKKHV